TTGCCGGATCTTCGTCGCGTTCTCCCGAAGCGTCGCGAGTTCGGTCTCGTTGAGACTGCTGTCGTCAACGGTGCTATTTGTTCGCTCGACCGACCGCTCGAGACTGGCTATTTCGACGGTTAATTTCGCCATTCGGGACCGATAGACACCGTGTGAAAGGTCCTCCTGTTGGTCCTGGAGCTCGGCGCGTTCGGCCTCAATGGCGTTCAACTGTGCGTCGAGTTCGGCCGTCCGATCACCGACGAGAGCCGCCTGGCTCTCGTTGTCCGCGGTTTCATACGCCGCTTCGAACATTCCGCTTTCGACCGTTTCCTCCGTATCAGCCGCCGTCGCTTGCATCAGCGTTCCGACGGACACGTTTGTCGTTGCCGTCTCGGAGTGGTCGGATTGGGACGCATGGCTGGCCGCCAACGAACTCATGGCGGTACCGCTCGCAAGCGGTGCGACCGTAAGTCCGACAACGGTGATGGCCACGAGGAGAGCGACCGACCGAGTGGTTGTCATCAGCTTTGTTGTTGTCCAGAACATACTAAAAAGACGGACCTTCGTTCGAATCGTTTACTCCGTTCGGTGAGCAGGCCAGAGACGTTTTGAGCGTTCAAGGCGGCAGTAGTTCCCGTAACTCGGCCGGTTCAATGGGATACTTCGAACCTCAAGTCGGACGACCGTTGCTCACCATTCGAACCGTTTCATGCAGTCGAGAACGAATCAATAACGCACTACGAACCGTATAAACAGAACGCGAAACCGTCCGAGGGACAACTGTCCGACAGCTCGACACCGTGTACTTGGATTCCACGACCCGTGATCGATACCGGGGCTCGAGAGATCGGTCTGATAGCGCGACTGTTTAAACGTATTCGCAAACAGTTATGTCGATTCGGACCATGGTATTAATTAGCATGTTCGAGGTGTTTTCCCGAAGCTATTATCTCGGACGTCTCTACGTGACCCCTACCGATGGGGAGCACGCACTCATGCACAGCGAGCAACACGAGCGGATCAACGAGGAAGTGTATGCGACCGGTGACGGACTCGAGCGCCTCGACACTCCGCTGGTGATGAAATTCGAGTCCCGGCACTTCCCGGTCCACGGGGCAGCGGATGTCCCGACGAACACGCTCGCGTTGCCCCAATCGATGCTCGAGGGGACCGACGTTCGGAACCCGCCCTCGCTCCGGGAGGTGTTTCTCGCCCGACGGGAACGGGCCCAGCAGTTGCTCGAACTCGCCGGCGGCCGGCTGGCATCGGTCGACGGCAACCCGATCGACGATCTGCGAAACGCCGGAACCTAGAAGTAGGCTCGCTTCCCGGTTTCGGCCGGATGCTCGACGAGTTGCTTGGCCGCGCATCGCTCAAGAACCGAATCGACGAACTCGAGGACGAAAACGAGCGGTTACGGAAGCGGTACGAGGCCGAATCCGAACGCCGGGCCGAAGCCGCCACCGCCAGACAGGACGCCGAAGAACGGATCAACCGGCTCGAGGATCGGATCGCCCAACTCGAGGGCGAACTCGAACGGGCCGATGAGGAGGAGACCGGGCTGACCGTCCGGCACCGCGACCAACTGCGGGGTACCCGTCTCGAGGCGGTGTTCGACCGCCTCGCGTCGTTTCGAACGGACCCCGAGGGTGCACTGACCGTCAGCGTGGACGACGACGGGATTACCGAGTCCGTGCGCGCGGAACTGGAACCAGTTCTCGGTGATCAGATCGCACTCGTCGAGGACGGTGCGCCCTGCCTATGTTGCATTGACGATGCCGGCCTGCTCGCCGTGACCCTCGAGCCGCCGGCCGTCCCCACTCTCGACGTGACCTGGCGCGATCGGTTCGCCCTCGATCGCGAGTGGTTTCTGCCGACCGGCCGCCACGCGGTCGCGCTCGTCCGGACCGATCTGTTCGCCCTTGGCATCTACGAGGGCGACGAGCGCGTCGACTATCGCGGCTTCGAGAGCGACGTCAAGGGCAGCCACTCCAAGGGTGGCTTCTCCCAGGCCCGCTTCGAACGGATTCGGGACGGCCAGATCGACGATCACCTCGAGCGCTGCAGGGACGCCCTCGCCGCGTACGAACCGGATGGTGAGGCCGCCGACACGCCGCTCTACCTGGTCGGCCAGCGCGGCATCGTCGAGACGCTCGTCACGGAATCTGGGCTGGAGCCGACCGCGACGGCTGCCGTCGACGCGACCGGCGATCCGGAGCCGGCGCTCGAGGATGCCGTTCACTCGTTCTGGATGACGGAGCTGCGGGTACTGTGATACCCGGACCCCGACCGATCGTCAGTAACTGTCTCCGTCGGTAAAACAGCGACCGCATCGGATCACGTCGCCATCGCTGACGGCCTGCTCGACGGGAACCAGTCGGAGGTGCTCGTGTGCCACGTGCGACGTTGCTCCACAGGTCGTCTGAAAGTCGGACTGCCCGGATTCGTACTTGTGGATCTTGTCCGTCGTCTCGTTCAGGACACCGTTCATGCTATGCACTACCACAGTATCTGGCTATATAAGAGCATCGTCCGTTGCACAACGAGTACCTGATCGGTCTCGCGGTCGAACGGAACGGACGCGGAACGGGAACCGGATCGAAACCAAACCCGACTGTTTCCAGCGCTGAAACGATGCACCGTAGGCAGGCGATTCGCCACCATCGAACCGATTCCAACATGGTTTCATTTTCGAACGGCGAATTCTCGACCGAGTCTGTCTGACTTCGAAACCGTCACGTGCGAGCAGTGTGGTGACGATTTCGAGGCATATCCGGACGCCGAGACCGCGGAGCGAGGGATTCTGTCGTCCCATGTGTACCCTCGCGGCGAACTGATCGGCGACCGGTCTCGAACCCAGTATTTTCGGCTCGTCGAGCCGGCTCGCCTCGATTACCGCCTCGAGTCGGGACCGTCGATTTGCTGGCGACCCGCCTCGGAGAGCGGGTTCGAAACCTCGCTCGTCACGTACTCGTGGCGCTTGCCCCGCAGCCGCATCACGGTCAGTGCCTTGTGGACCGTCGGCTCCGCGAACAGCGCCCGTTCGTCCCGCCGGATCCGCGCTTCGGGGATGTCGCCGTCCGCTCGGAGCCGCTCGAAGGATCGCTCGCAGTGCTCGCGGATCCGCGCCCAACAGGCTCGCTCGTCGACGCCCAGTTCGTGACCGATCGTCGCGACGAGTTCCGCGAGGTGATTCTGGAAGAGTGCGTAGTACAGCTTCCAGTGGCAGTCCGCCTCGCCGTCGGCGTCCAGATCCGACTCCGGATACGGCTCGAGCGAGAAACTGCGTTCCGTAAGCCGGTCGCCGTGAACGCGAATCCCGCCGAGGTCACGAACCAGCGTCGCGATCGGGCGCGCGTCGTCAGCGTCGAAGACGATCAGACTGTTCTGGAGGTGGCTCTCGAGGGCGATCCCATAGGTACACAGCAGTCGAAGCTGGTCGGGGATGACGACGCCGGCGTACTCGGCAACGAACGCGAGCGCCGCGTCCGCGGTGCTCGTCGTGTCCCGGTTCTCCCCGTATTGATCGACGAGGTCACAGACCAGGGGCCGTCCCGAGGTCGGCGCGTCGGCGACGAGGCTCGCGGCCACCACCGGGTACGTCCCGTCCGTGGCGAGCGGGTGGGCCTCGGGCGGCGTCCGCACCAGTCCGGAGAGGTGGCGAGCGTCGTCGTACCCCTCGCCGCTGGGGTGGGGACCGCCGGGCGGGTGATAACACGTCGCCGCGGGCTCGGCCAGCAGTCCCAGCGTCTCGAGCGACTCCTGTTCCTCAATCCCTCGCACGATGTCGGTTACCTGCGGCCCGTTAGTCACGGCCTGTGGTGAGAGCGTCCGGACGACGTTCGTCGTCTGGACGGGGATCGCGAGCTTCCAGTGCGGGAGCGGGCCGTCGCCGGTTCGGTCGGTCCGATATGGAACTACCGTTCGGAGATTCAACTGTGGCGTCACCGAATGCGCGTACTCGGGGAGCGGAACGACGCGGTCGTCGGCACGCTGGCCGGCGTAACGGTCCGGAACTGTGCGATGGTACTGGAACGGATGGACGGGAACGACGGCGTACTCGTCAGTCGTGCGTCCGTCGGGGAGCGCAGACTCGA
This genomic stretch from Natrinema sp. SYSU A 869 harbors:
- a CDS encoding DUF5802 family protein; translation: MFEVFSRSYYLGRLYVTPTDGEHALMHSEQHERINEEVYATGDGLERLDTPLVMKFESRHFPVHGAADVPTNTLALPQSMLEGTDVRNPPSLREVFLARRERAQQLLELAGGRLASVDGNPIDDLRNAGT
- a CDS encoding Vms1/Ankzf1 family peptidyl-tRNA hydrolase: MLDELLGRASLKNRIDELEDENERLRKRYEAESERRAEAATARQDAEERINRLEDRIAQLEGELERADEEETGLTVRHRDQLRGTRLEAVFDRLASFRTDPEGALTVSVDDDGITESVRAELEPVLGDQIALVEDGAPCLCCIDDAGLLAVTLEPPAVPTLDVTWRDRFALDREWFLPTGRHAVALVRTDLFALGIYEGDERVDYRGFESDVKGSHSKGGFSQARFERIRDGQIDDHLERCRDALAAYEPDGEAADTPLYLVGQRGIVETLVTESGLEPTATAAVDATGDPEPALEDAVHSFWMTELRVL
- a CDS encoding IucA/IucC family protein, encoding MNGTNRRNESRGSLATAAERAAFGVATQYARAHDLATPAETAYFEALERARRDILHRFIHGVVRGDPAELPDTRFVALGSSTAPTVPDEPEPLSTLEGDHLQLILESFPDECRQLALVPLPASGSVLIAGIAARHGYDRFRLVGAIQRWSTAETTDSVSAAIDPVSHPVDLVPLLECEGAFSDAEQAERIRAEVAESVANLALARLAAAVHARTEPDPESESPLEAVATRISAANAATSFERIVTDGHPFHPGGKIRRGMTPGDGLAYAPEFTDRIDLRFVAIDRKYAFETRATDSAGLTDRLLATFAGLEGALESALPDGRTTDEYAVVPVHPFQYHRTVPDRYAGQRADDRVVPLPEYAHSVTPQLNLRTVVPYRTDRTGDGPLPHWKLAIPVQTTNVVRTLSPQAVTNGPQVTDIVRGIEEQESLETLGLLAEPAATCYHPPGGPHPSGEGYDDARHLSGLVRTPPEAHPLATDGTYPVVAASLVADAPTSGRPLVCDLVDQYGENRDTTSTADAALAFVAEYAGVVIPDQLRLLCTYGIALESHLQNSLIVFDADDARPIATLVRDLGGIRVHGDRLTERSFSLEPYPESDLDADGEADCHWKLYYALFQNHLAELVATIGHELGVDERACWARIREHCERSFERLRADGDIPEARIRRDERALFAEPTVHKALTVMRLRGKRHEYVTSEVSNPLSEAGRQQIDGPDSRR